A portion of the Plasmodium gaboni strain SY75 chromosome 5, whole genome shotgun sequence genome contains these proteins:
- a CDS encoding mRNA-binding protein PUF1, with amino-acid sequence MENIKGKESEACKEYALNKISKINKEKYKNEGKKKDEKKINDDGKYINDGEYINDDKYTNDDDKYTHGDDKYTHGDDKYIHDDDKYTHDDDKYTHDDDKYTNDDDKYIHDENIKKDKVHIDMSNIDNQSYNKKKKKNDDTDKIDNIDNNVEKRDNDICDFYDKRNEDDNGYGDCNNTHDSINNTFECSGKKCSYIEKQRDKTKKYDIINMKCDNKSSNMKNSMKNKMNTQTNNNNKDMLNNQIRMCSKNLNNNYIYNNNNNNNSNNNISTSSSSNYYYNYYNNTNMYNELSMGHHNEKNNFLEILDNELKKNCNTYNIGNNNMNCNYKGNYNYFINKDLLNNNMTYIYNYPMINTLSYNKDNNYCTYLDEINRINECTYNNTQTNINNNTTYAPNYNDNSNILYNHESYIMSPYDYYNYYCSGIIPTYPIFNYRNVINNNSNSNNNINNNNINNNNNNTYYNHIIPNNTNNNSIDTYNENNNNHKLFYNYNKYNMYTPKIYYHDNIHNIYPIDNIPPNYNSTENKISACNTIIPSTATINNNNNINNNGNNNSNNNNNNNNSILSKNIFPYNTNDINNLINLNSDNINNNSHMSPNNNTQIFNYFNYVSNSNFNIQRYLSNNNNNNLNNTTDYQQNISYYNTYNSNCYSSASKTYYCNQYLNEYPLFPVSSIDLYNTDNMNYSSNQLYYYHGNDNMNNEEIKKNAEQENAHNNVNMNKRGVQNKKANYNKENYLSPIAFTGNICKIAKDQTGCRILQRILEKKNPKHIEEIYNEALEHIIELMVDPFGNYLCQKLMEVCTSEQIEKIIDKSSDQLINASISVHGTRTVQKLIEMIKTPSQIKKTTKALKNSIITLIKDINGNHVVQKCLITLTSHQCDFIYEAILNNCVEVSTHRHGCCVIQRCIDSANDAQKELFIRNISNNALDLVQDAFGNYVVQYILNLGNEKVNLEIANKLLPNIEELAVQKFSSNVVEKCLIIGNNKCRKLIINEILKKDKDILKQIILDPFGNYVIQRALSVASEPELTKLVEGIKPYIKELRNISSGKRIAWKLAKKHPLLNADINNQYFSNDNSDNLSSQNHDISSTNNSVNIPTNNSDIFKNDKKKNNDENMLKKNYNNNNNVKTFNNNKNFNAKNFNNNPNGNIKNFNNDNMKSYNYEHMRNCNFDPIRNYNNEYVKNYNNEYVRNYNNEYIKNYNNEYIKNYNNDYAKNFNNDCAKNYNSDCTKNFNNEYVKNFNNEYVKNFNNEYVKNYHHNNIKNHINCSNNTYANNSKTYKKNTQQKKNLQSSNDLCNVVSYSDHFPHNSAHKKNNFQEKISNVDNKRNDDSSMNNNTFCYKQGYMTDEIMNTQNETRNNAKMDDIGNLTKNERENLNKIYSNQEDKQNKKDDIYYTHKRNDESNIYDNQRNFNKNNFKYVIGHNMNRDDNNVLVGNKSKTDGENNVRMNINERSEEQNEDGHEKNQRSEEKNENGKEKNQRSEEKNENGKEKNEKSEEKNERNEEKNKNVQEKNKNVQEKNENVQEKNENVQEKNENVQEKNENVQEKNENIQRKKNNVKEKKEYVNEKKECIDDEEQKELFNNNENNKNDNNCNNNVIKKSSVHLDNEKCHYENNINTESGHIRSKSNHNTINNNSYDNKMIEKQNNENSNKYIIQNVPNTNNRMFHKKNDENKDGSKNKHMDNKNNKVYNNNFNKNEYKRIQNNQMNMNQSYNFSQNKNYVYNNSYNNYNENYVNFYPIRNNNQEFNSNICSSNKNNPKLTYMSNNKNNGDNYMRKNQKKITKKYSNESKII; translated from the exons atggaaaatataaaaggGAAGGAAAGTGAAGCTTGCAAAGAATACGCgttaaataaaatttcaaaaattaacaaggaaaaatataaaaatgaggggaaaaaaaaagatgaaaagaaaataaatgacgatggaaaatatataaatgatggagaatatataaatgatgataaatatacaaatgatgatgataaatatacacatggtgatgataaatatacacatggtgatgataaatatatacatgatgatgataaatatacacatgatgatgataaatatacacatgatgatgataaatatacaaatgatgatgataaatatatacatgatgaaaatataaaaaaggataAGGTACATATAGATATGTCTAACATTGATAACCAGAGttataataagaaaaagaaaaaaaatgacGATACTGACAAAATAGAcaatatagataataatgTTGAAAAAAGAGATAATGATATTTGTGACTTTTATgataaaagaaatgaaGATGATAATGGATATGGTGATTGTAATAATACACATGACAgtattaataatacatttgAGTGTAGTGGAAAAAAATGTAGCTATATAGAGAAGCAACGAgataaaacaaaaaaatatgatattataaatatgaaatgtgataataaaagtagtaatatgaaaaattcaatgaagaataaaatgaatacacaaacaaataataataacaaagACATGTTAAATAATCAAATAAGAATGTGTTCcaaaaatttaaataataattatatatataataataataataataataatagtaataataatattagtaccagtagtagtagtaattattattataattattataataatacaaatatgtataatGAATTAAGCATGGGTCATcataatgaaaaaaataatttccttgaaatattagataatgaattaaaaaaaaattgtaatacttataatataggaaataataatatgaattgtaattataaaggaaattataattattttataaataaagatttattaaataataatatgacatatatatataattatcctatgataaatacattaagctataataaagataataattattgtACATATCTCGATGAAATTAATAGAATAAATGaatgtacatataataacacacaaacaaatataaataataatacaacATATGCTCctaattataatgataattcaaatatattatataatcatgaatcatatattatgtctccttatgattattataattattattgttcTGGTATTATTCCTACATATCCGATATTTAATTATAGaaatgttataaataataatagtaatagtaataataatataaataataataatataaataataataataataatacctattataatcatatcATTCCGAATAACactaataataattctatTGATACTTAcaatgaaaataataacaatcataaattattctataattataataaatataatatgtatacgccaaaaatatattatcatgataatattcataatatatatcctATTGATAATATTCCACCCAATTATAATTCAAcggaaaataaaatatcaGCTTGTAACACTATAATTCCTTCGACTGCAACTAtcaacaataataataatatcaataataatggcaataataatagcaataataataacaataataataatagtattctttcaaaaaatatatttccaTATAATACAAACGATATAAATAACTTAATAAATCTCAACAGTgacaatataaataataattctcACATGAGTCCcaataataatacacaAATCTtcaattattttaattatgTATCCAATAGCAATTTTAATATTCAAAGATATTTATcaaacaataataataataatttaaataatacTACAGATTATCAACAAAACATTTCTTACTACAATACATATAATTCAAATTGTTATTCATCAGCATCAAAAACATATTACTGTAATCAATATTTGAATGAATATCCTTTATTTCCTGTCTCTTCTATTGACTTATATAACACTGACAACATGAACTATAGTTCCAATCAGTTGTATTACTATCACG GGAATGATAACATGAACAAcgaagaaataaaaaaaaacgCAGAACAAGAAAATGCTCATAACAATGTAAATATGAACAAGCGAGGAGTACAAAACAAAAAAGCAAACTACAACAAGGAAAATTATTTATCTCCAATAGCGTTTACTGGAAATATTTGCAAAATTGCCAAG GATCAAACGGGCTGTAGGATTTTACAAAGGATACTAGAAAAAAAGAATCCAAAACATAttgaagaaatatataacgAAGCACTTGAACATATAATTGAATTGATGGTAGACCCGTTTGGAAATTATTTATGTCAAAAATTAATGGAAGTATGTACATCTGAAcaaatagaaaaaataattgaTAAATCGTCAGACCAATTAATAAATGCTTCCATAAGTGTTCATGGCACTAGGACAGTTCAGAAGCTTATAGAAATG aTTAAAACACCTTCtcaaattaaaaaaacaacaaAGGCTCTAAAAAATTCAATAATTACTTTGATTAAAGATATTAATGGAAACCATGTGGTTCAGAAATGTTTAATCACCTTAACAAGTCACCAGTGCGATTTTATATACGAAGCTATTTTAAATAACTGTGTTGAAGTTTCCACGCACAGACACGGATGTTGTGTGATTCAGAGATGCATAGATTCTGCGAACGATGCACAAAAg GAACTGTTCATACGAAATATTTCTAACAATGCCCTTGATTTAGTACAAGATGCATTCGGAAATTATGTTGTTCAATATATTCTTAATTTAGGAAATGAGAAAGTAAATTTAGAAATAGCCAATAAGCTATTACCAAATATTGAGGAACTAGCTGTTCAGAAATTTTCATCTAATGTTGTAGAGAAATGTCTAATAATAGGTAACAACAAATGTAGAAAacttataataaatgaaatattgaaaaaagataaagatatattaaaacaaataattttaGACCCATTTGGAAATTATGTTATTCAAAGAGCATTATCAGTTGCTTCAGAACCTGAATTAACAAAATTAGTTGAAGGAATCAAAccatatataaaagaattacGTAATATATCATCTGGAAAAAGAATTGCATGGAAACTAGCCAAAAAACATCCTTTACTTAATGCTGATATCAATAatcaatatttttcaaatgATAATTCAGATAATCTTTCTTCACAAAATCATGATATTTCTTCTACTAATAATTCAGTTAATATTCCTACTAACAATTCAgatattttcaaaaatgataaaaaaaaaaataatgatgaaaatatgctaaaaaagaattacaataataataataatgtcaaaacatttaataataacaaaaattttaatgccaaaaattttaataataatccAAATGgaaacataaaaaattttaataatgataatatgaaatcttataattatgaaCATATGAGAAATTGTAATTTTGATCCCATCAGGAATTATAACAATgaatatgtaaaaaattataacaatGAATATGTCAGAAATTATAACAATgaatatatcaaaaattataacaatgaatatatcaaaaattataacaatGATTATGCCAAAAATTTTAACAATGATTGCGCCAAAAATTATAACAGTGATTGTACCAAAAATTTTAACAATGAATATGTCAAAAATTTTAACAACGAATATGTCAAAAATTTTAACAACGAATATGTCaaaaattatcatcataataatataaaaaatcaTATTAATTGTTCTAATAATACTTATGCAAATAATTCCAAAacatacaaaaaaaatacacaacaaaaaaaaaacttgCAATCTTCAAATGACCTCTGTAATGTTGTTTCATATAGTGATCATTTCCCACACAATAGTgcacataaaaaaaataactttcaagaaaaaatatcaaaTGTAGATAACAAACGAAATGATGATTCCTCTATGAATAATAACACGTTTTGTTATAAACAAGGTTATATGACAGATGAGATAATGAACACACAGAACGAAACCAGAAATAATGCTAAAATGGATGACATCGGTAATCTCACAAAAAATGAAAGAGAAAATTTAAACAAGATTTATTCTAATCAAGAAGACAAACAAAACAAGAAAGATGATATTTACTACACCCATAAGAGGAATGATGAAAGCaatatttatgataatcaaagaaattttaacaaaaataattttaaatatgtgATTGGTCATAATATGAACAgagatgataataatgttCTTGTAGgtaataaaagtaaaacTGATGGGGAAAATAATGTAAGaatgaatataaatgaaaGGAGTGAAGAACAAAATGAAGATGGTCACGAGAAAAATCAAAGGAgtgaagaaaaaaatgaaaatggTAAAGAGAAAAATCAAAGGAgtgaagaaaaaaatgaaaatggtaaagagaaaaatgaaaagagtgaagaaaaaaatgaaaggaatgaagaaaaaaataaaaatgttcaggaaaaaaataaaaatgttcaggaaaaaaatgaaaatgtacaggaaaaaaatgaaaatgtacaggaaaaaaatgaaaatgtacaggaaaaaaatgaaaatgttcaggaaaaaaatgaaaatattcagagaaaaaaaaacaatgttaaggaaaaaaaagaatacgtaaatgaaaaaaaggAATGCATAGATGATGAAGAACAAAAAGAACTCTTCAATAACAATGAAAACAACAAAAACGATAATAATTGTAACAACAATGtgattaaaaaaagtagTGTTCATTTagataatgaaaaatgtCATTAcgaaaataatataaatacagAAAGCGGACATATTAGGAGCAAATCAAATCATAATactataaataataatagttaTGATAACAAAATGATAGAAAAACAGAATAATGAAAATTCCAATAagtatataatacaaaatgTTCCTAATACTAATAATAGAATgtttcataaaaaaaatgatgaaaataaagatggtagcaaaaataaacatatggacaataagaataataaagtatataataataattttaataaaaatgaatacaAAAGAATACAAAACAATCAAATGAATATGAATCAAAGTTATAATTTCTCTCAGAATAAAAACTATGTCTACAATAAtagttataataattataatgaaaattatGTCAACTTTTATCCCATcagaaataataatcaagaatttaattcaaatatatGTTCAAGTAATAAGAATAATCCTAAATTGACATATATgtcaaataataaaaataatggagataattatatgaggaaaaaccaaaaaaaaattacaaagAAATATAGTAATGAGTcgaaaataatatga